The window TTGGCGTTTATTCTGCCCTTGGTTTTTACCAGCCGGACCATGTATCCCTGGCATTTCGGCAAGACGGTTTTATTTCAGATTTTAGTGGAAATTCTTTTGGTTCTGGCGCTTGTTTATTTCGGGATGGGGGAAGAAAAAAAATTCAAAAAATTGGACCGGTTGGATTATCTGGTTTTGTTTTTTTTGGGCGCGCAAATTCTCTCCGCCGTTTTCGGGGTCAATTTCAACCGGAGTTTCTGGGGGTATCAGAGCCGGGCGCAGGGAGTTTTCACCTATCTCCATTTCGGGATTTTTTACCTTCTTCTGCGCCAATTTTTCACAACCAAAAAAGATTGGCAAAATCTGGGAATCTGGATTTTGATAATCAGCTTTATTTCGTCCCTTTTGGCCTGGTTCGGCGGGTATTTTTCTTTTTTGGACGGGGTTATTGTCAAGGGCGCGCGGCTTAGCGGCATGATCGGCAACCCCTTGTTTTTTGCCGGCTATCTGATTCTTCCGGCTTTTTTAGGGCTGGCCTTGTTTTTTTTGCTGGATGAAAATAATAAATGGCGCTGGCCGGTTCTGGCAATCGGAGTTTTAAATCTGATTGCTTTATTTTTTACCCAAATCAGGGGCGCTTTCATCGGTTTAATGGGAGGGATTTTCATAATTTGGCTGGCGTATTTATTTTTGGGCAAGGGCGGGAAAACAAAAAAGATGGTTGTTGCCGGCGGGATATTGTTTCTCGTCCTGTCCGTCGGCCTTTATGTTTTCAACCAAAAAAATCCTTATTTAAGGAATAATATTTCGATAGTAGCCAGATTATTGGACATAAACACCGCGGTCACAACCGCCAGCACCCGCCTGATGGCTTGGGAAATCGCTTTTAAGGGCTGGAAGGATAAACCTGTTTTCGGCTGGGGCGCGGAAAATTTTCAGGACGCCTTTGACAAACATTATAATCCGGAATTTTTGAAATATTCTTTGGGCGAAACTGTTTGGGATAAGCCGCACAGTTATCCCCTTGAAGTTTTGAGCACTATGGGCTTTTTGGGCTTTTTAAGCTATTTGGGAATTATCGCCACCCTGTTCTTATATCTGATAAAAATAACAATCAGCCGGGAGGAGGGGCGGGAAAAATTGGGCTTTATAATTTTAATCGGCGCGGCCGTCGCTTATTTAGTCCAAAACAGCTTTGGGATTGAGTCGGCCAATTCTTTGCAGCTTTGGTTTTGGCTTTTGGCTTTTGCCGGCTTTTATTTCGGTTCAACCCGGGCAGAAGCCGGTTATTGCGGCCACCGCGCTTTTTACAAAATAATCGGCTGGGCCGCTTTGGTTTTTATAATCATCACCCCTTTTTTCGTTTACAAAAATTATTCTTTTTTCAGGGCTTCGGTGCTGATGGGCGATGTTTCGGACGCGGCCGAAATCCAATCTTTATATTTATGGCGGACAAAAGCCCCGGAAGTTCTGGCGGCCGAAGCGCCGTTTTTATGGGAGCAGGCCATACTCCTTACGCAGGACCTGGGTAATTTTGACGGCAAGCAGATTCTGAACAAAGAAACTTTGGAACCGGTGGCTCTTTCCCT is drawn from Patescibacteria group bacterium and contains these coding sequences:
- a CDS encoding O-antigen ligase family protein, with product MAKLKKIIKIFIYLAFILPLVFTSRTMYPWHFGKTVLFQILVEILLVLALVYFGMGEEKKFKKLDRLDYLVLFFLGAQILSAVFGVNFNRSFWGYQSRAQGVFTYLHFGIFYLLLRQFFTTKKDWQNLGIWILIISFISSLLAWFGGYFSFLDGVIVKGARLSGMIGNPLFFAGYLILPAFLGLALFFLLDENNKWRWPVLAIGVLNLIALFFTQIRGAFIGLMGGIFIIWLAYLFLGKGGKTKKMVVAGGILFLVLSVGLYVFNQKNPYLRNNISIVARLLDINTAVTTASTRLMAWEIAFKGWKDKPVFGWGAENFQDAFDKHYNPEFLKYSLGETVWDKPHSYPLEVLSTMGFLGFLSYLGIIATLFLYLIKITISREEGREKLGFIILIGAAVAYLVQNSFGIESANSLQLWFWLLAFAGFYFGSTRAEAGYCGHRAFYKIIGWAALVFIIITPFFVYKNYSFFRASVLMGDVSDAAEIQSLYLWRTKAPEVLAAEAPFLWEQAILLTQDLGNFDGKQILNKETLEPVALSLADIFEDQIEKYPTSYVARFWAGQLYGFMGEYIDNKYYLRSEEVFKEAWEINKSRQSVPLMLAKNYLIAGRNRESIEILEELVAGNPDFEEPRWFLGLALMQDGQKEKGRQELEKGKNFGMGFGRGNILYLIDVYAEVEDYENIISLYEILIAKEPNNPQYYASLAVAYAGIGDEEKVVVNLSKAVELQPELAPEAEKFFREQGIDINKYK